In Nitrospirota bacterium, the sequence TACAGAACACCCTCAGGGAAAAGGTTAGAACCGAAATAAGCGAGGTAACACTGGAGAATTTAAGATTGGTTGCGGGTGCAGATGTTTCTTCTTCAAAGAAGGATGATAATATCTATGCAGGAGTTATCCTTTTTTCCTATCCCTCACTCAGTATCATTGAAGAGAGTGTTATCTCAGGAAAGACAAGGTTTCCCTATATACCTGGTTTATTGAGCTTCAGGGAAGGACCGGTTCTAATAGATGCCTTTAAGGGACTCACGAGAATGCCAGAACTTGCTATATTTGATGGACAGGGCATCGCACACCCCGCAGGTTTAGGTCTTGCCACTCACCTTGGCCTTATGCTTGATATACCGAGTATAGGATGTGCAAAGAATCGTCTTATCGGAGAATATAAAGACCCCTCACCCCGACAGGGGAGTTTCTCGCCATTGATATATAAGGGTATTGAAGTAGGTGCAGTCCTCAGGACAAAGGACCATGTCAGACCTGTATTTGTTTCTCCAGGGCATAAAATGGATATAAGGGAGTCGGTAAGGATAGTGCTTGCCTTATCCAAGGGATACAGGCTACCTGAGGTTATAAGACAGTCACACATATTGGTAAATAGATTAAGGAGTGAGGAGTAAGGTCGATGACTCGTAGAAAAGATAGGGGTGTGCATCAGAAATTAATGACTATTTATAAAAAACTCTTTTCCCGTTTTGGTCCCCAGCACTGGTGGCCAGGTGATATCCCATTTGAGGTAGCTATCGGAGCAATACTAACACAAAATACCGCATGGGGCAATGTGGTAAAGGCTATTAATAACCTCAAAAGAGAGAAACTCCTTGATCCTGTTCGGCTTTACCACATCTCAGAAAAGAGGCTTGCACATCTTATCAAGCCATCCGGCTATTTTAATATCAAGAGTAAGCGACTTAAATCATTCATAGACATGTTTTATAACGATTACCATGCTGACATTGGAAGGATGATTTCGGATTCCCCTGACGACCTCAGGGAAAGACTTTTATCTGTGAAAGGGATAGGTTCTGAGACCGCTGATTCTATACTGCTTTATGCATGTGGCTATCCTGTATTTGTAGTGGATGCATACACAAAGAGGATACTCACAAGGCACGGTATAATACCAGAAGAATATGATTATGATGATATACAGGGAATCTTCCACAGTTCATTACCAAGGGATGCCTCACTTTTCAATGAGTATCACGCCCTGATTGTAAGGGTGGGGAAGGAATACTGCAGAAGAATCCCTCGCTGTGAAGGATGCCCGTTAAAAGAGTTATGAGTCCATAGTTCAGAGTTCGGAGAGTTAAAGATACAAAAAATGATGAAGATTCCATCGATCAAGGAACTGATTAAAGGATACAGGGAGCGCATCTTAAAGGAGGTTCTTGAGGTAAAAGGCCTCATGCGTCTCCTTATGAAGGTCAGAAATAACCGTGGAAGATGGAGCCG encodes:
- the nfi gene encoding deoxyribonuclease V (cleaves DNA at apurinic or apyrimidinic sites), yielding MRIKRFHKWPETIEDAIAIQNTLREKVRTEISEVTLENLRLVAGADVSSSKKDDNIYAGVILFSYPSLSIIEESVISGKTRFPYIPGLLSFREGPVLIDAFKGLTRMPELAIFDGQGIAHPAGLGLATHLGLMLDIPSIGCAKNRLIGEYKDPSPRQGSFSPLIYKGIEVGAVLRTKDHVRPVFVSPGHKMDIRESVRIVLALSKGYRLPEVIRQSHILVNRLRSEE
- a CDS encoding endonuclease III domain-containing protein — its product is MTRRKDRGVHQKLMTIYKKLFSRFGPQHWWPGDIPFEVAIGAILTQNTAWGNVVKAINNLKREKLLDPVRLYHISEKRLAHLIKPSGYFNIKSKRLKSFIDMFYNDYHADIGRMISDSPDDLRERLLSVKGIGSETADSILLYACGYPVFVVDAYTKRILTRHGIIPEEYDYDDIQGIFHSSLPRDASLFNEYHALIVRVGKEYCRRIPRCEGCPLKEL